The following coding sequences are from one Culex quinquefasciatus strain JHB chromosome 1, VPISU_Cqui_1.0_pri_paternal, whole genome shotgun sequence window:
- the LOC6053157 gene encoding protein phosphatase 1H yields the protein MFNRLKNRVLTVVGPDIPALPSSGTGSGGGGSSGHHHHGRGGDDHHKGSLPEKFRYARPQFLQLLTYDELKASADHNVRPIIVPRDISLLPWSTGYAECVNSGKSEWNEDQAAFHRQVLSHPSKQYHDLPYTYFGTYDGHAGYGAALAASNQFHHILHEKLVDIIDLLMPRVESDDPVAIGPGVGLSAILPHPILFHKQVSKDELIVGALEAAFADMDAVLAEDRDKYRNAGGCTALVALFILGKLFVANAGDSRGVLCKRVHRKRAPNLRPPSFHEEGMNGDATGAAGPEEEDDEYLVYAEPCSFDHTPETERPRLLSVGKLNPNLMGGEYVAMEYAKKPMTKDLGTRILYRQGTMKGWTYKTLTRADLKMPIVTGEGKRSRLLGTIGVTRGFGDHDLKALGSGLPIKPFLSCHPDVVCFDLAAVETDPDADNVDGEYGVLVMATDGLWDVTYSQKVANTVFTTLKKFPTERHRYTMAAQELVAKSRGRANINGHWRLSDSRAAATVDDISVIVIPVHQYYLEYLEWKRSLQKPKPAPITTPLVIDPAPISAEEAISSERLSSSSESEAAPAAPEAEATTAEDVKQ from the exons ATGTTCAACCGGTTGAAGAACCGCGTCCTGACGGTGGTCGGACCGGACATTCCGGCGCTGCCGTCCAGCGGCACGGGGAGTGGTGGAGGAGGAAGTAGTGGACATCACCACCACGGACGGGGCGGCGACGATCACCACAAGG GAAGCTTACCGGAAAAGTTCCGGTACGCGCGGCCCCAGTTCCTGCAGCTCCTCACGTACGACGAGCTCAAGGCCAGCGCCGACCACAACGTGCGGCCAATCATCGTGCCGCGGGACATATCGCTGCTGCCGTGGAGCACCGGCTACGCCGAGTGTGTCAACTCGGGCAAGTCCGAGTGGAACGAGGACCAGGCGGCGTTCCACCGGCAGGTGCTGTCCCACCCGTCGAAGCAGTACCACGACCTGCCGTACACGTACTTTGGCACGTACGACGGGCACGCCGGGTACGGAGCGGCACTGGCCGCCTCCAACCAGTTCCACCACATCCTGCACGAGAAGCTGGTGGACATCATCGATCTGCTGATGCCCCGGGTCGAGAGTGACGACCCGGTGGCGATCGGACCGGGCGTGGGCCTCAGCGCGATCCTCCCCCATCCGATTCTGTTCCACAAGCAGGTATCGAAGGACGAACTGATCGTGGGAGCGCTGGAAGCGGCCTTTGCCGACATGGACGCCGTCCTAGCGGAAGATCGGGACAAGTACCGAAACGCGGGCGGATGTACGGCCCTGGTTGCCCTCTTCATCCTGGGCAAACTGTTCGTAGCGAACGCGGGCGATTCCCGAGGTGTTCTCTGCAAAAGAGTCCACCGCAAGCGAGCTCCGAACCTGAGGCCACCCAGCTTCCACGAGGAAGGCATGAACGGAGACGCAACTGGCGCCGCCGGCCCCGAAGAAGAAGACGACGAGTACCTGGTGTACGCTGAACCCTGCTCATTCGACCACACACCCGAAACGGAACGGCCACGACTCCTCTCGGTGGGCAAGCTCAACCCGAACCTGATGGGCGGCGAATACGTCGCCATGGAGTACGCCAAGAAGCCGATGACCAAGGACCTCGGCACCCGCATCCTCTACCGACAGGGCACCATGAAGGGCTGGACCTACAAAACCCTAACCCGGGCGGATCTCAAGATGCCCATCGTCACCGGCGAGGGCAAACGAAGCCGACTGCTCGGAACCATCGGCGTAACCCGGGGCTTCGGCGACCACGACCTGAAAGCACTCGGCAGCGGTCTCCCAATCAAACCATTCCTAAGCTGTCATCCGGACGTGGTCTGCTTCGACCTGGCCGCCGTCGAAACCGACCCCGACGCGGACAACGTCGACGGCGAGTACGGCGTACTGGTGATGGCCACCGACGGCCTTTGGGACGTGACCTACTCCCAGAAGGTCGCCAACACCGTCTTCACCACGCTGAAAAAGTTCCCAACCGAGCGCCACCGGTACACGATGGCCGCCCAGGAGCTGGTCGCCAAGTCGCGCGGCCGGGCCAACATCAACGGGCACTGGCGGCTGTCCGATTCGCGGGCCGCCGCCACCGTCGACGACATCTCCGTCATCGTCATCCCCGTGCACCAGTACTACCTGGAGTACCTCGAGTGGAAGCGCTCGCTCCAGAAACCCAAACCGGCCCCCATCACGACGCCGCTCGTGATCGACCCGGCCCCGATTTCAGCCGAGGAGGCCATCTCCAGCGAGCGGCTCAGCTCCTCGTCCGAGTCGGAGGCGGCGCCGGCAGCGCCGGAAGCTGAAGCTACAACAGCGGAAGACGTCAAACagtga
- the LOC6053159 gene encoding clusterin-associated protein 1, with product MSFRDVRDLSEHLKLLGYPNNIPLSVLNTPFGGPESFKAYSDILSWLVGRLEPTLTLAGGTRTEQDRILFVRSATEFLVTKSSIKVNPRKLYASSTAAARELLKVTSLLIASPKVTGLDEESIKSHVEIDLSDKMEDLKRVRGLSSELTNRGAALYDLLKKELVNRETRTVQSTRSLELASVEKVIKTAIGSLETKLGAAKGVLGSLKVENGNLSSKIQRKSSELERSKQRLQALQKVRPAYLEEFEKLELELKNLYEQYIIRIRCVDALKSQLISKNRTPTPTSPIAKMADSSLTAVLPEGLMDSDEEGEDEIDDFDEREDVKLKSDKRVLRSELLNRDRGSTRFRTRNGGGAEGGGPSSMSGRDRARMIGGMNDDLGPLDSSLGSSADSESDLEMGGNGLIDELRSDVDDDDDDDDDVDEDDLDAPPTTLTKLTRENSTLNRGGGGPVKHHPDNHQSDEDF from the exons ATGTCTTTTAGAGATGTTCGAG ACCTCTCCGAGCACCTCAAGCTGCTCGGCTACCCCAACAACATCCCGCTGTCCGTGCTGAACACCCCGTTCGGCGGCCCGGAAAGCTTCAAGGCCTACTCGGACATCCTGTCGTGGCTGGTGGGCCGGCTGGAGCCGACGCTGACGCTGGCCGGCGGAACCCGCACCGAGCAGGACCGCATCCTGTTCGTGCGGTCCGCCACGGAGTTTCTGGTGACCAAATCGAGCATCAAGGTCAATCCGCGCAAGTTGTACGCAAGTTCCACGGCGGCGGCTAGGGAGCTGCTCAAGGTCACCTCGCTGTTGATCGCGTCGCCCAAGGTGACGGGGCTGGACGAGGAGTCGATCAAGTCGCACGTGGAGATCGACCTGTCGGACAAGATGGAGGATTTGAAGAGGGTGAGGGGGTTGTCGTCGGAGCTGACGAATCGGGGCGCGGCGCTGTACGATCTGCTGAAGAAGGAGCTGGTGAATCGGGAGACGAGGACGGTTCAGTCGACGCGATCGCTGGAGTTGGCGTCGGTGGAGAAGGTGATCAAGACGGCGATTGGTTCGTTGGAGACGAAGTTGGGAGCGGCGAAGGGAGTGTTGGGGAGTTTGAAGGTGGAGAATGGGAACTTGAGCTCGAAGATTCAGCGCAAGTCGTCGGAGTTGGAGCGGTCGAAGCAGCGGCTGCAGGCGCTGCAGAAGGTGCGTCCGGCGTATTTGGAGGAGTTTGAGAAACTGGAGCTGGAGCTGAAGAACTTGTACGAGCAGTATATAATTCGGATTCGGTGCGTGGACGCGCTCAAGTCGCAGCTGATCAGCAAGAACCGAACTCCGACACCGACTTCGCCGATCGCCAAGATGGCGGACAGCTCGTTGACGGCGGTTCTTCCGGAGGGGTTGATGGATTCGGACGAGGAGGGGGAGGACGAGATTGATGATTTTGACGAGCGGGAGGATGTTAAGCTGAAGTCGGATAAGCGGGTGCTGCGGAGTGAGTTGCTGAACCGGGATCGTGGTTCGACGAGGTTCCGGACGCGGAATGGGGGTGGAGCGGAAGGTGGTGGGCCCTCGTCGATGAGCGGACGCGATCGGGCTCGGATGATCGGCGGGATGAACGACGATTTGGGGCCGCTAGACAGCTCGCTCGGGAGCTCGGCCGATTCGGAGAGCGATCTGGAGATGGGCGGGAATGGAT TGATTGACGAACTCCGCTCGGAtgtggacgacgacgacgacgacgatgatgacgtCGACGAGGACGATCTGGACGCGCCGCCGACCACCCTAACGAAGCTGACTAGGGAGAACTCTACGCTGAACCGCGGCGGTGGCGGCCCGGTCAAGCACCATCCGGACAACCACCAGAGCGACGAGGACTTCTAG